From one Dermacentor silvarum isolate Dsil-2018 chromosome 3, BIME_Dsil_1.4, whole genome shotgun sequence genomic stretch:
- the LOC119446393 gene encoding uncharacterized protein LOC119446393: MVNSKGVVYSVVVVVCMVMVYSVLPVVQGKAVAKASEGPSGFDFTHFLMPPLPSEDCVGVVSAPGGGSTLVPDPNDCTKYSVCTDTFSTKITCPPGQHFSVVDNRCTAPEDAGCDPAFAATAAAAPADATEAAVDVEAESAASEV, encoded by the exons ATGGTCAACTCAAAGGGCGTGGTGTACTCAGTGGTCGTGGTAGTCTGCATGGTCATGGTGTACAGCGTCCTACCGGTGGTCCAGGGAAAGGCCGTCGCCAAGGCTAGCGAGGGCCCGAGTGGCTTCGACTTCACTCATTTCTTGATGCCGCCGCTTCCAAGCGAGGACTGCGTCGGCGTCGTGTCGGCCCCGGGTGGTGGCTCCACCTTGGTCCCCGACCCCAACGACTGTACGAAGTACTCCGTGTGCACGGACACCTTCAGCACCAAGATCACCTGCCCACCGGGACAGCACTTCAGCGTGGTCGACAACAGGTGCACGGCCCCGGAGGATGCCGGTTGTGATCCCG CCTTCGctgccaccgctgctgctgctcctgctgatGCCACCGAAGCAGCCGTCGACGTAGAAGCGGAGTCAGCTGCCTCCGAGGTCTGA